The proteins below are encoded in one region of Methanosarcina barkeri 3:
- a CDS encoding cyclase family protein, which yields MNGGFILRQFFDVSLPITEEMVIYPGKPGPSIKRYSSVPRDKVNESILTMGSHTGTHVESRLHLRNGRESAADLPLDHFFGKCRVFDLALVESEIHKQDLEEFEIGPEEIVLLKTRNSALGYVKFLENYVHLKMDAAEYLVNAGVKTLGFDYLSIKKPEGDDEVRELLINNTTLFLGLNLAGIPEGEYTFIGLPLRIDTDGAPARVILVKE from the coding sequence ATGAATGGGGGGTTCATTCTGCGTCAATTTTTCGATGTTTCATTGCCTATTACGGAAGAGATGGTTATATATCCTGGAAAGCCTGGACCTTCTATTAAGAGGTATTCCTCTGTCCCCAGGGATAAGGTAAACGAGTCTATTCTGACTATGGGGAGCCATACAGGTACTCACGTAGAATCCAGGCTGCATCTTCGGAATGGTAGAGAAAGTGCTGCTGACCTGCCTCTTGATCATTTTTTTGGAAAGTGCAGGGTTTTTGATCTCGCGCTGGTAGAAAGTGAAATTCACAAGCAAGACCTTGAAGAGTTTGAAATCGGACCTGAAGAAATAGTGCTTCTCAAGACCCGAAATTCAGCTCTTGGGTACGTGAAATTCCTTGAGAATTATGTACACCTTAAAATGGACGCAGCTGAATACCTCGTTAATGCCGGAGTTAAAACCCTGGGATTTGATTATCTGAGCATTAAAAAACCCGAAGGTGACGATGAGGTCCGTGAGCTGCTGATAAATAACACAACTTTGTTCTTAGGACTCAACCTCGCCGGCATTCCTGAAGGAGAATATACATTCATAGGGCTGCCTCTTCGTATAGACACGGATGGAGCTCCGGCTAGAGTAATACTTGTTAAAGAATAA
- a CDS encoding isocitrate/isopropylmalate dehydrogenase family protein: MKLAVIEGDGIGREVIPVAVKVLDAFGLEFEKVPLELGYTQWERTGTAISSDDLEIIKGCDAVLFGAVTTVPDPNCKSVLLTIRKELDLYANVRPVKPLPCIIGVTGRNDFDFIIVRENTEGLYSGIEEIGSDISWTKRVVTRRSSERIAEYACKLAKKRKNKLTIVHKSNVLKSDKLFLDVCRQTASANNVEYKDMLVDSMAYNLMMHPERYDIVVTTNLFGDILSDMCAALVGSLGLVPSANIGDKYAFFEPVHGSAPDIAGKGIANPLAAILSVKMLLEWMGEPRSQIIDEAITHVLQKKIITPDLGGTASTMEVGNAVAEYVRKNI, from the coding sequence ATGAAATTAGCTGTAATCGAAGGTGATGGGATAGGCAGGGAGGTAATCCCTGTAGCTGTCAAAGTCCTTGACGCTTTCGGGCTTGAGTTTGAAAAAGTGCCCCTGGAGCTTGGCTACACTCAATGGGAAAGAACAGGGACTGCAATATCAAGTGATGATCTGGAAATCATAAAAGGATGTGATGCTGTCCTTTTTGGGGCAGTTACCACTGTGCCTGACCCAAACTGCAAAAGTGTGCTCCTAACCATCCGAAAAGAATTGGATCTGTATGCTAATGTCAGGCCTGTAAAACCTCTACCCTGCATAATAGGAGTCACCGGGAGAAATGATTTCGATTTTATTATTGTCAGGGAAAATACTGAAGGGCTGTATTCGGGAATTGAGGAAATAGGGTCAGATATCTCATGGACGAAAAGAGTCGTCACTCGGAGAAGTTCCGAGCGAATTGCAGAATATGCTTGCAAGCTTGCAAAGAAAAGAAAGAACAAGCTGACCATCGTCCATAAATCCAATGTCCTGAAATCCGATAAGCTTTTTCTCGATGTCTGCAGGCAAACTGCCAGTGCTAACAACGTGGAATATAAAGATATGCTGGTTGACTCAATGGCTTACAACCTTATGATGCACCCTGAAAGGTATGACATTGTGGTTACAACAAACCTCTTCGGAGACATTTTGAGCGATATGTGTGCAGCCCTTGTAGGAAGTCTCGGCCTTGTCCCAAGCGCCAATATAGGGGATAAATATGCCTTCTTCGAACCTGTGCACGGGAGTGCACCCGATATCGCCGGAAAGGGCATTGCAAACCCGCTTGCTGCAATCCTCAGTGTAAAGATGCTCCTGGAATGGATGGGAGAGCCTCGATCTCAAATTATCGATGAAGCAATAACCCATGTGCTTCAAAAGAAAATTATCACTCCTGACCTGGGAGGAACTGCCAGCACAATGGAAGTCGGAAATGCGGTTGCGGAATATGTGAGGAAAAATATCTGA